Proteins from one Prevotella sp. E2-28 genomic window:
- a CDS encoding 2-oxoacid:ferredoxin oxidoreductase subunit beta: MMSYTAQDFKKGQPRWCPGCGDHFFLASLHKAMAEIGVAPENVAVISGIGCSSRLPHYMATYGMNTIHGRAAAIATGAKVANPNLTVWQVSGDGDGLAIGGNHFIHANRRNIDLNMILLNNRIYGLTKGQYSPTSPRGFVSKSSPYGTVEDPFRPAELCFGARGHFFARCVATDAKGTVEVLKAAYEHKGASVTEVLQNCVIFNDHCHDVVYNNEGRKKNAIYVKHGEKLVFGENNEFGLVQQGFGLKVVEIGKDGYTIDDVLVHDAHCEDNTLQLKLAMMTPEDGFPIALGVIRDVDAPTYNDAVHAQLAEVSAQKKYHNFEELLETNDIWEVK, translated from the coding sequence ATTATGAGTTATACAGCACAAGATTTTAAGAAAGGCCAGCCTCGTTGGTGCCCTGGTTGTGGCGACCACTTCTTCCTGGCTTCACTCCATAAGGCTATGGCCGAGATTGGCGTAGCTCCCGAGAACGTAGCAGTTATCTCTGGTATCGGTTGTTCTAGCCGTCTGCCCCACTACATGGCTACCTATGGCATGAACACCATCCATGGTCGTGCTGCTGCCATCGCTACTGGTGCAAAGGTTGCCAACCCAAACCTGACCGTATGGCAGGTATCAGGTGATGGCGACGGACTGGCTATCGGTGGTAACCACTTCATTCACGCTAATCGTCGTAACATCGACCTAAACATGATTCTCTTGAACAACCGTATCTACGGTTTGACCAAGGGTCAGTACTCTCCCACCTCCCCTCGTGGCTTCGTATCAAAGTCTAGCCCTTACGGCACAGTAGAGGATCCATTCCGCCCAGCTGAGCTCTGCTTTGGTGCACGCGGACACTTCTTCGCCCGTTGCGTGGCTACCGATGCCAAGGGAACAGTAGAGGTACTGAAGGCTGCTTACGAGCACAAAGGTGCCAGCGTTACTGAGGTATTGCAGAACTGTGTGATTTTCAACGACCACTGTCACGATGTGGTTTACAACAACGAAGGTCGTAAGAAGAATGCCATTTACGTGAAGCACGGCGAGAAGCTAGTGTTTGGCGAGAACAATGAGTTCGGACTGGTACAGCAGGGCTTTGGTTTGAAGGTTGTAGAGATTGGCAAGGACGGTTACACCATCGACGATGTTCTCGTTCATGATGCTCACTGCGAAGATAACACCCTGCAGCTGAAGCTCGCCATGATGACACCTGAGGATGGATTCCCCATCGCACTGGGTGTAATCCGCGACGTGGACGCTCCAACCTACAACGATGCTGTTCACGCACAGCTCGCTGAGGTCAGCGCACAGAAGAAGTATCACAACTTCGAGGAACTGCTCGAAACAAATGATATCTGGGAGGTAAAATAA
- a CDS encoding phosphatase PAP2 family protein, with translation MKRHFTIFSLCAVLLCFSRTALSQTNGQRHEHTHIDDYAQFVPMAANVGLGWLGVEAKHTGRERVLVTGTAFCAMTAIAGGLKYTIHEKRPDGTDNKSFPSGHAARAFMGAELVRMEYGTGLGIAAYGTAIGVGCLRVYNDRHWWHDVAAGAGIGILSAHIAYWVLPLEKRILGWDEEQDMVILPTYQPDTNTVGVSLSYCF, from the coding sequence ATGAAGAGACACTTCACTATATTTTCATTATGTGCTGTCCTGCTGTGTTTCAGCAGGACAGCCTTGTCTCAGACTAATGGTCAGCGACATGAACACACACATATTGATGACTATGCACAGTTTGTACCTATGGCTGCCAATGTGGGGCTGGGATGGCTTGGAGTAGAAGCCAAGCATACAGGCAGGGAACGAGTTCTTGTTACAGGTACTGCCTTCTGTGCGATGACAGCCATTGCCGGCGGACTGAAATATACCATCCACGAAAAGCGGCCTGATGGTACTGACAACAAGTCCTTCCCATCAGGACATGCGGCACGTGCTTTCATGGGAGCCGAACTCGTACGCATGGAATATGGCACAGGACTTGGCATCGCAGCCTATGGCACTGCCATTGGTGTAGGCTGTCTCCGTGTGTACAACGATCGCCATTGGTGGCATGATGTAGCAGCAGGTGCCGGCATCGGTATTCTCTCTGCTCATATCGCCTATTGGGTACTGCCCTTAGAAAAACGAATCCTTGGTTGGGATGAAGAGCAGGATATGGTCATCCTTCCAACCTATCAGCCTGATACAAACACAGTTGGCGTGTCACTCTCGTATTGTTTTTGA
- the yidD gene encoding membrane protein insertion efficiency factor YidD, giving the protein MKRIWHFIALVLKWILLMPIIFYQRCISPFTPPACRFTPTCSQYAKEAIIKHGPIKGLGLAIWRILRCNPWGGSGYDPVP; this is encoded by the coding sequence ATGAAGCGTATTTGGCATTTTATAGCACTTGTGCTGAAGTGGATCCTGCTGATGCCCATTATCTTTTACCAAAGATGCATCAGTCCATTTACCCCACCCGCCTGTCGCTTCACCCCCACCTGCTCGCAATATGCCAAAGAGGCCATTATTAAGCATGGCCCAATAAAGGGACTCGGCTTAGCCATTTGGCGCATTTTAAGATGTAACCCATGGGGAGGAAGTGGTTATGACCCCGTACCATAG
- a CDS encoding uroporphyrinogen-III synthase gives MIKKILISQPKPSSEKSPYYDIANRFDVELVFRPFIKVEGMSAREFRTQKVSILDHTAVVFTSRHAIDHFFTLAKELRVTIPEDMKYFCVTETIALYIQKYVQYRKRKVFFGSTGKMDDLLPTMVKHKTEKYLVPMSDVHNDAVSKLLDSKKLQHTECVMYKTVSNDFTEEEVKTFDYDMLVFFSPAGIESLTKNFPNFKQEKIAIATFGPATAKAAQDAGLRLDLEAPTEKYPSMTGALQHYLLMQED, from the coding sequence ATGATTAAGAAAATTCTGATTTCGCAACCTAAGCCTTCTAGCGAAAAGTCACCCTACTATGACATTGCCAATCGGTTTGATGTCGAATTGGTGTTCCGCCCATTCATTAAGGTAGAAGGAATGAGCGCACGTGAGTTTCGCACGCAAAAAGTCAGCATACTCGACCATACTGCTGTCGTTTTCACCTCACGTCATGCCATTGACCACTTCTTCACACTAGCCAAAGAATTACGTGTCACTATCCCTGAAGACATGAAGTATTTCTGCGTAACAGAGACCATCGCTCTCTATATCCAAAAATACGTACAATATCGCAAGCGTAAGGTTTTCTTCGGCTCTACAGGTAAGATGGACGACCTGCTGCCCACTATGGTAAAGCATAAAACTGAGAAATATCTTGTGCCCATGAGTGATGTACATAACGACGCTGTCAGCAAGCTACTCGACTCTAAGAAGTTGCAGCACACTGAGTGCGTGATGTACAAGACGGTGAGCAATGACTTCACAGAGGAAGAAGTTAAGACATTCGACTATGACATGCTGGTATTCTTCAGCCCTGCCGGTATTGAGTCGCTTACGAAGAACTTCCCCAATTTCAAGCAGGAGAAGATAGCTATCGCTACTTTCGGTCCAGCCACAGCAAAAGCTGCTCAGGATGCAGGTCTCAGACTCGACCTTGAGGCACCCACAGAGAAATATCCTTCTATGACAGGTGCCCTGCAGCATTACCTGCTGATGCAAGAAGATTAA
- a CDS encoding DUF4271 domain-containing protein, giving the protein MGFEPLINDSLLCATQQAHSSAFGIAGNPIPNQLGNDDATTIILLLCFVFVVSTLAFSRAFVSRQLSSFFYETHSDELNNVTSNELRIQLLLVLAGCLLWSISTYFIAAENVPGAFIIDTEIINILLVAVLFVGYFTTKWLVHYFVDLVFFGGKKTLQFFKIQLFIAACTSTLTLPLIMLQVFFDLSIEKAVICFGFVLILNKILTFYKCWFIFFRQKGFFLQTFLYFCALEITPLLAYCGIWLMMVNNLKINF; this is encoded by the coding sequence TTGGGCTTTGAACCATTAATAAATGATTCACTGCTGTGCGCCACACAACAGGCGCACAGCAGTGCTTTTGGTATAGCAGGCAACCCCATTCCCAATCAGTTGGGTAATGATGATGCAACAACCATCATCTTGCTGCTATGCTTTGTTTTTGTTGTGAGCACACTGGCCTTCTCACGTGCATTTGTTAGCAGGCAACTTAGCAGTTTCTTCTACGAAACACACTCCGACGAACTCAACAACGTAACCTCCAACGAACTACGCATCCAATTGCTACTTGTTTTGGCAGGTTGCTTGCTATGGAGCATATCCACATACTTTATTGCAGCAGAAAATGTTCCCGGTGCCTTCATCATTGACACAGAGATTATCAACATTCTGCTGGTAGCTGTTCTTTTCGTAGGTTATTTCACCACCAAATGGCTGGTCCACTATTTCGTGGATTTGGTCTTCTTTGGGGGTAAAAAGACTTTACAGTTCTTTAAGATACAGTTATTCATCGCAGCCTGCACATCCACGTTGACTCTCCCCCTCATTATGTTGCAGGTATTCTTTGATTTAAGCATAGAAAAAGCCGTCATTTGCTTCGGTTTTGTCCTCATTTTGAACAAAATACTGACATTTTACAAGTGTTGGTTCATCTTTTTCAGACAAAAAGGCTTTTTTCTGCAAACTTTTTTGTACTTTTGTGCCCTCGAAATAACGCCATTGCTCGCATATTGCGGAATATGGCTCATGATGGTCAATAATTTGAAAATAAATTTTTAG
- the rnpA gene encoding ribonuclease P protein component → MTAPARFQKQERIVSQKLIEELFGGGQSHSLAAFPLRVVYMQQERQDRQEPVKVLVSVSKKRFHHAVDRNRVKRQIREAYRLQKQILTERIEPGQTIDMAFIWLSDQHFPTAEVSSRVRHLLERIAKRIEHRDE, encoded by the coding sequence GTGACGGCTCCAGCACGTTTTCAGAAACAGGAGCGAATCGTCAGCCAGAAACTGATAGAGGAACTCTTCGGTGGAGGTCAAAGCCACTCCTTGGCAGCCTTCCCACTAAGAGTTGTGTATATGCAACAAGAGCGCCAAGACAGGCAAGAGCCCGTCAAGGTGCTCGTTAGCGTTTCTAAGAAAAGGTTCCATCATGCCGTTGATCGCAACCGTGTGAAACGGCAGATACGTGAGGCTTACCGTCTGCAGAAGCAGATACTCACTGAGAGAATAGAACCAGGACAAACGATAGATATGGCCTTCATTTGGCTCTCCGACCAGCATTTTCCTACAGCAGAAGTAAGCAGCAGGGTGCGCCATCTGTTAGAGAGAATTGCAAAAAGAATTGAGCATCGCGACGAATGA
- a CDS encoding pitrilysin family protein — protein sequence MKNLKRIMVAALFFVTGATTTMAQQMPATPIDPDVKIGKLDNGLTYYIRHNAWPEQRAEFYIAQRVGSIQENDDQRGLAHFLEHMCFNGTENFKGNDIVKWCETIGVKFGRDLNAYTSIDKTVYNISNVPTTREGIIDSCLLILHDWADGLLLEAEEIDKERGVIHEEWRLRTSAQMRMLERDLPRLYPNSKYGYRMPIGTMEIIDNFKPEVLRAYYEKWYRPDNQAIIVVGDVDVNLVEQKIKNLFGPIKMPANPAAVVAENVPDNKEAIIVIDKDKEMQYSIVELMFKSDPLPDEMKENMQYLVIDYLKIACLGMLNDRLAELAQKADCPYLQGSVGYDQYLLSKTKDAFEVSVLPKEGQTEAALKAAYIEARRAAQFGFTATEYQRYKSNYMSQLDKQYSNKEKRYNSQFVNQYVDHYLDNEPIPSLDDYYQLMKQIIPALPLETVNELMKGFFEDTDSNMVVLNFNQEKEGAVYPTEESLKKAINEARATQLEAYVDNVKDEPLITTLPKAGKIKKELTGMKFDSKELTLSNGVKVILKQTDLKKDQVILTGEGFGGSSLYGEADFANIKMFDDAVEASGLGNFSHTELEKALAGKIASASLSLDNDRAYINGSSTPADVETMLQLVYLYFTNINKDQESYDNVMKTTELMLKNKLLQPESVFSDSLTLTLSCHNKRFAPMTTADLQNVNYDRILQIAKEQTSNAAAFTFTIIGNYDEATIRPLIEQYLGSLPSQKKVVKGKDVETYPKGEVINDFKRKMETPKAIAVMTWMNDKMNYSLQNVIRTSMVGQILTMIYTEKIREEASAAYSVAAQTGIQRDDFRTLTQLLVYCPMKPEKGDIATKIMKEEVENLAKSVDLEKLNKVKEYMLKDIDDQAKTNNYWLRQLNRMRKYGIDTHTNYKDVVQAQTPETIAAFMQEFLKPGNRTEVIMLPEE from the coding sequence ATGAAAAACTTAAAGAGAATAATGGTTGCTGCGCTGTTCTTCGTAACAGGTGCAACAACAACGATGGCACAGCAGATGCCTGCCACCCCCATCGACCCCGACGTAAAAATCGGTAAGTTGGACAACGGACTGACTTATTACATTCGTCATAACGCATGGCCCGAACAGCGTGCTGAGTTCTATATTGCACAGCGTGTAGGTTCTATTCAGGAAAACGATGACCAGCGCGGTCTGGCTCACTTCCTGGAGCACATGTGCTTCAATGGCACAGAGAACTTCAAGGGCAACGATATCGTGAAATGGTGTGAAACGATTGGTGTGAAGTTCGGACGCGACCTGAACGCCTATACGTCAATCGACAAGACCGTATATAATATCTCTAATGTACCCACCACCCGTGAGGGCATTATCGACTCATGTTTGCTGATTCTGCACGACTGGGCCGACGGTCTGTTGCTGGAAGCCGAGGAGATAGACAAGGAGCGTGGTGTGATTCATGAGGAATGGCGTTTGCGCACCAGCGCCCAGATGCGTATGCTGGAACGTGACCTGCCTCGCCTTTATCCTAACTCAAAATACGGCTACCGTATGCCTATCGGTACGATGGAGATTATCGACAACTTCAAGCCCGAAGTTCTTCGCGCATACTATGAGAAGTGGTATCGCCCTGATAATCAGGCCATCATCGTGGTTGGTGATGTTGACGTGAATCTGGTAGAACAGAAAATCAAGAATCTGTTCGGTCCCATTAAGATGCCTGCCAACCCCGCTGCTGTCGTAGCCGAGAACGTACCCGATAATAAAGAGGCTATCATCGTTATCGACAAGGATAAGGAGATGCAGTATAGCATCGTGGAACTGATGTTCAAGAGCGATCCCCTGCCCGATGAAATGAAGGAAAACATGCAATATCTGGTTATCGACTACCTGAAGATTGCCTGCTTGGGAATGCTCAACGACCGTTTAGCTGAGCTGGCTCAGAAGGCCGACTGTCCTTACCTGCAGGGAAGCGTAGGCTACGACCAGTACCTGCTTTCGAAGACTAAGGATGCCTTCGAGGTGAGCGTATTGCCTAAGGAAGGTCAGACAGAGGCTGCCCTGAAAGCTGCCTACATCGAGGCTCGTCGTGCTGCCCAGTTTGGTTTCACCGCTACAGAGTACCAGCGCTACAAGTCAAACTACATGAGCCAGTTGGACAAGCAGTACTCTAACAAGGAGAAGCGCTACAATAGTCAGTTTGTCAACCAATATGTAGATCACTATCTGGACAATGAGCCTATTCCCAGTCTGGATGACTATTATCAGCTGATGAAGCAGATTATACCTGCGCTGCCTTTGGAGACGGTTAACGAACTGATGAAAGGATTCTTCGAGGATACCGATTCAAACATGGTGGTACTTAACTTCAACCAGGAGAAAGAAGGCGCCGTTTATCCCACAGAGGAATCTCTGAAGAAGGCCATTAATGAGGCACGTGCCACACAGCTGGAGGCATATGTTGACAACGTGAAGGACGAGCCCCTCATCACCACGCTGCCCAAGGCTGGCAAGATTAAGAAAGAATTGACTGGCATGAAGTTCGATAGCAAGGAACTGACCCTGAGCAATGGCGTCAAGGTGATTCTGAAGCAGACCGACTTGAAGAAAGACCAGGTCATTCTGACTGGTGAGGGCTTTGGTGGTAGCTCACTGTATGGTGAGGCCGACTTTGCCAATATCAAGATGTTTGACGATGCTGTCGAGGCCAGCGGACTGGGTAACTTCTCACACACCGAACTGGAGAAGGCTCTGGCTGGTAAGATTGCCAGCGCCAGCCTCTCATTGGATAATGATCGTGCCTATATCAACGGTTCATCTACACCTGCTGACGTAGAGACCATGCTACAACTGGTATATCTCTACTTCACCAATATTAATAAGGATCAGGAATCTTACGACAACGTGATGAAGACCACGGAGTTGATGCTGAAGAACAAACTGTTGCAGCCTGAGTCAGTGTTCAGCGATTCTCTGACGCTTACCCTCTCTTGCCACAATAAGCGTTTTGCACCTATGACTACTGCTGATTTGCAGAACGTTAATTACGACCGCATTCTCCAGATAGCCAAGGAGCAGACCAGCAATGCCGCTGCCTTCACCTTCACCATCATTGGTAATTATGACGAGGCAACTATCCGTCCGCTCATTGAGCAGTATCTGGGTTCTCTGCCCTCACAAAAGAAGGTTGTAAAGGGTAAGGATGTGGAAACCTACCCCAAGGGCGAGGTCATCAATGACTTCAAGCGTAAGATGGAGACTCCTAAGGCTATTGCCGTGATGACTTGGATGAACGATAAGATGAACTACTCACTGCAGAATGTGATTCGCACCTCTATGGTTGGACAGATTCTCACCATGATCTACACCGAGAAGATTCGTGAGGAGGCCTCTGCTGCTTACAGCGTAGCAGCACAGACCGGCATTCAGCGTGACGACTTCCGCACGTTGACACAGTTGCTCGTTTACTGTCCCATGAAGCCTGAAAAGGGTGATATAGCTACCAAGATTATGAAAGAAGAGGTAGAGAACCTGGCTAAGAGCGTAGATTTGGAGAAGCTGAACAAAGTGAAGGAATATATGCTGAAGGATATTGATGATCAGGCAAAGACCAACAACTACTGGTTGCGCCAACTGAACCGTATGCGCAAGTACGGCATTGATACCCACACCAACTATAAGGATGTAGTTCAGGCACAGACTCCTGAGACAATCGCTGCCTTCATGCAGGAATTCCTGAAGCCAGGCAATCGCACTGAAGTCATCATGCTGCCCGAGGAGTAA
- the tyrS gene encoding tyrosine--tRNA ligase: MRKNFVEELRWRGMLAQIMPGTEELLQKEMVTAYLGTDPTADSLHIGHLCGIMMLRHLQRCGHKPIILVGGATGMIGDPSGKSQERNLLNDETLRHNQECIKAQVAKFLDFESKEPNAAEMVNNYDWMKNFTFLDFAREVGKHITVNYMMAKESVQQRLNGTARDGLSFTEFTYQLLQGYDFLYLYQHKGVKLQLGGNDQWGNMTTGTELIRRTLGNEVETFALTCPLITKSDGKKFGKTESGNIWLDPKRTTPYRFYQFWLNVSDEDAERYIKIFTSLEKDVIDALIEEHKQDPGRRVLQKRLAEEVTVLVHSREALDMAIEASNILFGKATKEALEKLDEQTFLDVFDGVEKFEISKDQLGQPAVELFTTVAPVFPSKGEMRKMVQGGGVSLNKEKLTDQNRAITAEDLIDGKYLLAQKGKKNYYLITVK, translated from the coding sequence ATGAGAAAGAATTTTGTAGAAGAACTGCGCTGGCGCGGTATGCTGGCACAGATCATGCCAGGCACAGAAGAACTGCTCCAGAAGGAGATGGTGACCGCTTACCTGGGAACCGACCCCACCGCCGATTCACTGCACATCGGTCACCTGTGCGGCATCATGATGCTGCGCCACCTGCAACGTTGTGGCCATAAGCCCATCATCCTCGTAGGCGGTGCCACAGGTATGATTGGCGACCCCTCAGGAAAGAGTCAGGAGCGTAACCTGCTGAACGACGAGACCCTGCGTCATAACCAGGAGTGCATCAAAGCTCAGGTGGCTAAGTTCCTCGACTTCGAGAGCAAGGAGCCTAATGCTGCTGAGATGGTGAACAACTACGACTGGATGAAGAACTTTACGTTCTTGGATTTCGCCCGCGAGGTAGGTAAGCATATCACCGTGAACTACATGATGGCAAAGGAGAGCGTGCAGCAGCGCCTAAACGGTACTGCTCGCGACGGTCTTAGCTTCACTGAGTTCACCTACCAATTGCTTCAGGGCTACGACTTCCTGTACCTCTATCAGCACAAGGGCGTAAAACTTCAGTTGGGTGGTAACGATCAGTGGGGTAACATGACCACAGGTACTGAACTTATCCGCCGTACGCTGGGTAATGAAGTAGAGACATTCGCCCTCACTTGCCCCCTGATTACCAAGAGCGATGGTAAGAAGTTTGGTAAGACCGAGAGTGGAAACATCTGGCTTGACCCCAAGCGCACCACACCTTACCGTTTCTATCAGTTCTGGCTCAACGTCAGCGACGAGGATGCCGAGCGCTACATCAAGATTTTCACCTCTCTGGAGAAGGATGTCATTGATGCCCTCATCGAGGAGCACAAGCAGGATCCCGGTCGCCGCGTACTGCAGAAGCGTCTGGCCGAGGAGGTTACTGTACTGGTTCACTCTCGTGAAGCCCTCGATATGGCTATCGAAGCCTCAAACATCCTGTTTGGTAAGGCTACTAAGGAAGCCCTCGAGAAGCTCGATGAGCAGACCTTCCTCGATGTGTTCGACGGTGTAGAGAAGTTCGAGATATCTAAGGATCAACTGGGTCAGCCCGCTGTAGAGCTCTTCACTACCGTTGCTCCTGTATTCCCTTCAAAGGGTGAGATGCGTAAGATGGTGCAGGGCGGCGGTGTTTCTCTGAACAAGGAGAAGCTCACTGACCAGAACCGTGCTATCACTGCAGAGGACCTGATTGACGGTAAATACTTGCTGGCACAGAAGGGTAAGAAGAACTATTACCTGATCACTGTGAAGTAA
- a CDS encoding DASS family sodium-coupled anion symporter: MLTNYRGLHLVQAARNLRHNHKYHPSNATLRLIKIFLVLLVTLTLWFMPTDWYGINNLTIIQQRVIAIFAFATLMWIFEVVSSWATSVAVIVIMLLFCTDSGILPLVNEEEVGPLLSYKGVMATFADPVIMLFIGGFVLAIAATKTGLDAQLARILLRPFGTRSEMVLLGFLLVTGLFSMFVSNTATAAMMLTFLTPVFRQLPPEGKGRIALALSIPIAANLGGMGTPIGTPPNNIALKYLNDPEGLNMNLGFGQWMMFMFPLVIVLLFISWMILKKMFPFTQKTIELNIDGEMKKGFHANVVIVTFFMTIALWLTDRFTGINANTVAMIPFCIFALTGVINKRDLEQINWSVIWMVAGGFALGYGLNKSGLAENAIESIPFDTFSPLLILILGGAICYLLSNFISNSATAALLMPILAIVCGAMGDKLDPIGGTATVLIGVAIAASSAMILPISTPPNALAFSTNLVQQKDMSKIGFIMGMISMVLGFGLVYLMGIMKVL, from the coding sequence ATGTTAACTAACTACAGAGGGCTACACCTTGTACAGGCAGCCCGAAACTTGCGTCATAATCACAAGTATCACCCAAGTAACGCCACGTTGAGACTTATCAAGATATTCCTGGTGTTGCTAGTCACATTAACCCTTTGGTTTATGCCTACCGACTGGTATGGCATTAATAACCTGACGATTATCCAGCAGCGCGTCATCGCCATCTTTGCCTTCGCCACGCTGATGTGGATCTTTGAGGTTGTCAGTTCGTGGGCTACATCGGTAGCGGTCATTGTGATTATGCTACTATTCTGTACGGATAGTGGTATTCTGCCATTGGTCAACGAGGAAGAGGTTGGTCCACTGCTCTCATACAAAGGTGTGATGGCCACATTCGCCGACCCTGTGATCATGCTGTTCATCGGTGGTTTCGTACTGGCTATCGCTGCAACAAAGACTGGTCTTGATGCACAGCTGGCAAGAATCCTGCTCAGACCTTTCGGTACACGCAGTGAGATGGTGTTGCTAGGTTTCCTGCTCGTAACGGGTCTGTTCTCAATGTTCGTATCAAACACAGCTACTGCTGCCATGATGCTGACATTCCTGACCCCAGTGTTCCGTCAGTTGCCCCCCGAAGGAAAAGGCCGCATTGCCTTGGCACTGAGTATTCCCATTGCAGCTAACCTAGGTGGTATGGGTACGCCTATCGGTACGCCTCCAAATAATATCGCCCTGAAATACCTGAACGACCCCGAGGGTCTGAACATGAACCTAGGCTTCGGTCAGTGGATGATGTTCATGTTCCCACTGGTTATCGTCCTGCTGTTTATCAGTTGGATGATCCTGAAGAAGATGTTCCCCTTTACACAGAAGACCATCGAACTGAATATCGACGGCGAGATGAAGAAGGGTTTCCACGCCAATGTGGTCATCGTCACCTTCTTCATGACCATCGCCTTGTGGTTGACCGACCGTTTCACAGGTATCAATGCCAACACCGTGGCTATGATTCCTTTCTGTATCTTCGCCCTGACAGGTGTTATCAACAAGCGTGACTTGGAGCAGATCAACTGGAGCGTGATTTGGATGGTGGCCGGTGGTTTCGCACTGGGCTATGGTCTGAACAAATCTGGTCTGGCAGAGAATGCTATTGAGAGTATTCCCTTCGACACCTTCTCACCCCTGCTCATCCTGATTCTCGGTGGTGCTATCTGCTACCTGCTGAGTAACTTTATCTCTAACTCAGCTACAGCTGCCCTGCTGATGCCTATCCTGGCTATCGTTTGTGGTGCCATGGGTGACAAGCTCGATCCTATCGGTGGTACGGCAACAGTACTCATCGGCGTGGCCATCGCTGCATCAAGCGCTATGATTCTGCCTATCTCTACCCCACCAAACGCATTGGCTTTCTCTACCAACCTGGTACAGCAGAAAGACATGTCAAAGATTGGTTTCATTATGGGTATGATCTCTATGGTACTCGGTTTCGGACTGGTTTACCTGATGGGTATCATGAAGGTGTTGTAA
- the metK gene encoding methionine adenosyltransferase gives MSYLFSSESVSEGHPDKVADQISDAILDQFLAYDDHARVACESFVTTGQVVIMGEVRSDVYIDLQTIARNTIKKIGYTKAEYQFDGNSCGILTAIHEQSSDINQGVDRADEDNQGAGDQGMMFGYATNETENYMPVSLDLAHLIMRTLADIRKEGKQMLYLRPDSKSQVTIQYSDAGIPERIDTIVVSTQHDDFDEDEKMLAQIKDDVINILIPRVKAQIHSEKVLALFNDDIKYYVNPTGKFVIGGPHGDTGLTGRKIIVDTYGGKGAHGGGAFSGKDSSKVDRSAAYAARHIAKNMVAAGVADEMLVQVSYAIGVAKPMNIYVNTYGRSKVNMSDSEIAKKIETLFDLRPKAIERTLKLRQPMYLETAAYGHMGRQSEIVKKTFTSHYHETKTIDVELFTWEKLDRVDDIKHAFGL, from the coding sequence ATGTCATATTTATTCTCATCAGAATCAGTATCAGAGGGACATCCCGATAAAGTGGCCGATCAGATCAGCGACGCCATCTTGGACCAGTTTTTGGCCTACGACGACCATGCCCGCGTGGCCTGCGAGAGCTTTGTAACCACAGGACAGGTGGTCATTATGGGCGAGGTACGCAGTGATGTGTATATCGACCTTCAGACTATTGCACGTAATACGATTAAGAAGATTGGCTATACAAAGGCAGAATATCAGTTCGATGGAAACTCATGCGGTATCCTGACTGCTATCCATGAACAGAGTTCAGACATCAACCAGGGTGTTGACCGTGCCGACGAGGACAACCAAGGCGCTGGCGACCAGGGTATGATGTTCGGATATGCCACCAATGAGACAGAGAACTACATGCCCGTTTCACTGGATTTGGCCCATCTCATCATGCGCACACTGGCCGATATCCGCAAAGAAGGCAAGCAGATGCTCTACCTTCGTCCGGACTCTAAGAGCCAAGTCACCATCCAGTATAGCGATGCAGGTATTCCTGAGCGTATTGATACCATTGTGGTTTCCACACAGCACGACGACTTCGACGAGGATGAGAAGATGTTGGCCCAAATTAAGGACGATGTCATCAACATCCTGATTCCCCGTGTAAAAGCACAGATACACAGTGAAAAGGTACTAGCCCTCTTCAACGACGACATTAAATACTACGTGAACCCCACAGGTAAATTTGTTATCGGTGGTCCTCACGGTGACACTGGTCTGACAGGTCGTAAGATTATCGTTGATACCTACGGAGGTAAGGGTGCTCACGGTGGTGGCGCATTCTCTGGAAAGGACTCATCAAAGGTTGACCGTTCGGCAGCCTATGCCGCTCGCCATATTGCCAAAAACATGGTTGCGGCTGGTGTTGCTGACGAGATGCTCGTTCAGGTAAGTTACGCTATCGGTGTGGCTAAGCCCATGAACATCTATGTCAACACCTATGGTCGCTCAAAGGTAAACATGAGTGACAGCGAGATTGCCAAGAAGATTGAGACATTGTTCGACCTGCGTCCGAAAGCTATTGAGCGCACACTGAAACTGCGCCAGCCCATGTATTTGGAGACAGCAGCCTACGGCCACATGGGACGTCAGTCAGAAATTGTGAAGAAGACCTTCACCAGCCACTACCATGAAACAAAGACTATCGACGTAGAGTTGTTCACATGGGAAAAACTGGATCGGGTAGATGACATCAAGCACGCATTTGGGCTTTGA